Sequence from the Rhodococcus jostii RHA1 genome:
ATAGCCGGTGCAGCGGCACAGATTTCCCTTCAGTGAGCGCGGCAGGTCGGCGCGTTGACCGGAGTCGAGCGCGGACGCGGTCACGACAATCCCGGGTGTACAGAACCCGCACTGGAAGCCCGCCGCGTCGACGAACTGCTGCTGCACGGGGTGGAGTCGGTCGGGACTGCCGAGACCGGCCGCAGTGGTCACCTCGCGGTTCTCGGCGCGGTGCGCCGGCACCACACACGAGTGCACCGGGACGCCGTCGAGCAGTACGGAACAGGCGCCGCAATCGCCGGCGTCGCAGCCCTTCTTGACCGCGAACCGCTGCTGTTCCCGCAGGAAGGTGCGCAGGCACTGACCGGGCCGGGGGTCGGCATCCACCGACTGTCCGTCGACCGTCAACTTCATTCCAGCTCCCTCCTGATCTCCTCGGCGAGTACTCGCGTGACGTGACGCCGCCAGTCCGCGGCGCCATGCGCGTCGGTCAGGTAGTCGTCGGGGGAGATCCGTTCCGACAGGGACTCGCTCACCACGTCGGGGCCGGGAACGGCGGGGAAGCGGAGGACGAACGGGCGGACGGTCGACGCGGTGACGGTCAGCGCGAAACCGTCCGCGTCGACCCGTCCGGCCAGCAGCGCGCCGGACCGTCCGAGCGGCGAGTACGCGATCTTGCGCAGCGACGTGCGGCCCCGCAACGCGCTGGCGGGGAGGTGGATGCTGCGGATCAGGTCACCGGCTCCGAGCACCGTGCGACCGGCATCGGTGACGAATCGGTCGACCGGAACCCGGCGATCGTCCCCGTCGGCCGTCCAGATCAGGAGTTCGGCGTCGAGCGCGCAGCACAGCGTGATCATGGCCCCGGCCGGGAGCGCCAGCGCGAGGTTGCCGCCGACGGTCGCGGTGTGCCAGATCTTCCACGATGCGACCAGGGACTCGGCGCACGGACGGAACAGGCTCGTCGCCGTCCACTCGGCGGGAAGCGGTGCGTTGCAGAGGTTCTCGATGGTGCACGTCGCGGCGAGCTCGAGTCCGTCGTCGTGGACGGTGATCGCAGGCCAGTCGAGGGTGGTCAGGTCCACCAATCGGGTCACCGTCGGCTGGGGTTCCGAATACAGCCAGGTTCCGCCCGCCAGGAACGCCGTTCCGGGTTCCGGGGCCGGCAGGTCGTCACGGCTGCGCGGCACCGAGAGTTCCGTCACGAACGACAGATCCATCGACTCACCCCGCCTTACGCACCAGGGCCCGGTGGGCCTGCTCGACCTCCGCGGCGACGTTCTCCTCGTTCACGGTGATCACTCTCCCACGCTCGACGACGGCCCGCCCGTTCACCAGAAGCAACTCCAGCGGCGGTGTGACTCCGAGCACGAGCGCCGCCACCGGGTCGGTGATGCCGGAATGTGCGAGGGTGTCGACCCGCCACAGTGCGAGATCGGCCAGTTTGCCGGGCTCGAGGGAGCCGAGTTCGTCCTCCCTGCCGAGGACCCGGGCCCCGCCGCGGGTGGCGAGTTCGAGGGCGGTGCGCACCGTCATCTCGCCCGGGCCGCCGCGGGCCCGGGCGAACAGCACGGCGTGCCGGGCCTCCTCGAGCATGTTGCACGCCTCGTTGCTGGCGGCGCCGTCGACTCCGAGCCCCAGCGGAACCCCCGCTGCGTGGAGATCCTTGGCGCGGGCGATCCCGGCGCCGAGGCGGGCATTGGACGTGGGGCAGTGGGCCGCCCCGGTTCCGGTGCCTGCCATCGCCGCGATCGCGACGTCGTCCAGGTGGACGGCATGCGCGTACCAGACGTCGGGGCCCACCCAGCCGAGTTGCTCCATGTACTGCACCGGGGTGCAGCCGAACCGCTCGTGGCAGAAGTCCTGCTCGTCAAGGGTTTCCGCGAGATGGGTGTGCAGCCGCACGCCTGCCGAACGGGCCAGGGCCGCGGCCTCGGTCAGGAGGTCGCCGGTGACGGAGAACGGCGAGCAGGGGGCCACCGCGATCCTCAGCATCGAGTCGGGAGCCGGGTCGTGCCAGCGGTCGATGACGTCCTGGGTGCCCTTCAGAACGTCCTCGAGACGCTCCACCACCGAATCCGGTGGCAGCCCGCCCTGACTGTGGCCGAGGTCCATCGACCCTCGGCTGGGGTGGAATCGGAGCCCGACGGTCTGCGCGGCCTCGATCTCGGCGCCGAACACGTCGCCGCCGTCGCGTGGCACGACGTAGTGGTGGTCCGTAGTGGTCGTGCACCCGTGCTTCGCCAGCCAGGCGAGACCGCCGGTGGCGGCGGTCCGGACGGCGTCGGCGTCGATGCCCGCCCAGATCGGGTAGAGGGTGGTCAGCCAGCCGAACAGGGTGTCGTCGGCGGCGAGCCCGCGGGTGATCCACTGGTACAGGTGATGGTGCGTGTTCACCAGCCCGGGAGTGAGCAGGCAACCCCGTCCGTCGACCACCCGCGCACCGTCGATCACGGGCGCGCGGCCGGCACCGACGTCGACGATGCGGTTGCCCCGCACGACGACGTACCCGTCCGGGTACTCGGTGCCCGCCGCGTCGACAGTGGCGACGTACGCGCCGGAGACGACGACGGTACCCGGGCCGGCGTTCATCAGCTGAGCCAGCCCGCGTACGCCGACCAGGCGGGTCCGGCGTCCGGAGCGTCGGACCGCTGCACCGTCGCCTGGATCAGGCCGTAGGGGCGGTCGGCGGCGTGGAATACCTCGTTGTCGTTCTCCACACCGAAGCGGGCGAGGTCGTGGGCGAAGTGGTGCTTGTTCGGCGCGGACAGGCGCACTTCCGCGAGCACGGGGTAGCGTTCGAGGATCGCCTTGCCGATCTCGTACAGCGTCTGCTGGAGTGCGAGCGAGTGTACGGTGGCGAACGTCGCGACGATCCGCTCCTTGATGCCGGCGTAGACACCGTTCCAGTCCACGTCGGTGGTGACGAACCGCCATTGCACGACAAGCGAAGTCGCCATCACGCGGTCGTGGGTCTCCTCGAGGATCGTGTACTCGTCCTTCAGGAATCCGAAGAACTCGCTGCCCGTGGACTTGAGGATCACCAGATCCTTCAGCCCGCCGACCACCCACGTGCCGTCGCCGTCGACGGTGATCGCCGCGGTGCGCACCTCCTCACCCTTGCGCACCCAGGTGTGGTCGTGCTCCGCTCCGTCGACCACCGCGCGCTGCCAGGCGTATTCCTCGATCTCGATGCGGGCGCCCTCGACCGGGGCCACGTCGTCCACGAAGTGCCGTGCCAGCGTGAGCCCGTACTCCTCGATGGAGTCGAGTCCCTTCTCCTTCGCGTAGGAGAACGCCGTCTGCTTCTGGGTGTCGGTGGGCAGCACCGAACTCTGGTCGCCGGCGAGATGCGCCGCCGAGAAGTCGCCGCGCAGGCAGGTCGACACGCTCACGTCCCGGATCTCGTGCCGGGGGGTGTCGCGGTAGATCCGCACGATGCGGTTCTCGGCTTTGCCGTACTGGTGGTCGCCCAGGACGATGGCGCCGGTGAGGTCGGTCATTCTTCAGCTCCCGCGGTAGGTGGAATAGGCATAGGGGGACAACAGCAACGGGACGTGGTAACCGCGCTGCGGGTCGTCGAGGACGAACGTGACGGAGACCTCCGGGTAGAACGTCTCCTGGCCGCGGGCGGCGAAGTACTCGCCGGTCTCGAAGACCAGCGAATAGGTGGCCGCGATCAGACCCTCGGGAGCGATCTCGGCTATGCGGCCGTCCGCATCGGTCGACGCGCTCGCGATGACGTCGCGTTCAGGTGACAGCAGGTGAACGAACATCCCGGCCGCGGGTGTGCCGTCGGTGGCGTCGAGCACATGGGTGCTGAGGATCTTGGACATCAGTGTTCGGTGTCTCCGATCTCGCCGAGAAGGCGTTCGAGGCGTATCCGGTTGATGGCGGCCAGTTCGGTCCGCAGGATCTTGCGCTCCGTCGCGCTGTCGTTGCCGAGGCGGTCGCGCAGCACGTCGAGCAGTTCCTGCGCCGACCGGCCGGACGCGCACACCAGGTAGACGTGCCCGAACTTCTGCTCGTACTCCTCGTTCCCGGCCCGCAGGCGCGCGCGGACCACGTCGTCGGCGGAGGCGACCGCCGATTGTTCGCGAGCGGAGGACGGGTTGTCGGCCCGGTCGCCGATCCTCGGGTGGCCGGCCAGGGCCGCGTCGATCTCGGACTCCGTCAGGTCGCCGAGAACGTTGTCGGCGGCGGTGTACAGCGCGTCGGCGGACGGAAACGGGCGGCCCGCGGCGACCCGCTCCGCCCACACCGCCGACGAGCAGCACTGCACGAGCAGATCGGCGGCCCGCGCGTCGCTCAGTGCGTTGAACGCGATCAGGCCGGGCGGTTCGGTCATGAGGGCTCCTCGCTCGTGCGCCTTTTCGGTACCTCTGGCTACCACTATGGCGCACCGGTGGCGGTCAATTCGGCGATAAGCCCCGCTTCGTCGACCCTGGTGCTGTGCCCGTCCCGGATCAGTACTTCGCCGTCGACCAGGACGGTGTCGACGATCTGCCGGCTCCCGGTGGTCAACAGCGTCGCGCCCGGATCGCGGACCGGCAGGCAACCGAAGTCGCGCTCGAAGCGGATCACGGTCAGGTCGGCTGGGCCACCGACGGAAACACCGTCCGGGCGGGACGCGAAACCGAGATTCCCGTTCGCGCCGTCCGTCGCGAGGTCCATCATGGCGTCGAATCCGAACAGGTCGGCCGTCTTGCGGTGGGCCCGCTGCACGTAGGCGCCCATGCGCAGCGTTTCGAGCATGTCCTGGGTGTCGTTGCTGGCGGCGCCGTCGACGCCGAGCCCGACCGCGATCCCCGCCTCGAGCATCTCCGGGACGGGGGCGACACCGCTTCCGAGTCGCATGTTGCTCATCGGGTTGTACGAGACGGCCACACCGCAGCGGGCCAGCACCTCGCGCCCGTGGGCGTCGAGTTCGCAGCAGTGCACGGCGAGCAACCGGTCCCACAGGAACCCGTTCGTGTCGAGATAGTCGACCGCGCCTGCGCCGGCATGCTCACGGCACATCACGTCGTCGGTGGGCGTCTCCAGCAGGTGGATCGACACGGTCATGTCGAGTTCGCCGGCGAACTGCCGCACCGCTGCCATCCCCTCCGGCGTCAGCGATCGGGGATTCGGGACGGCCAGACCGACCGTGACGCGTGTGCCGTCGGCCTGCTTGACCAGCTGGTCGGTGTGCTCGAGCACCCCGGCCAGCGGCTGCAGGAGGCGCGGGTCGACGCCCCACTTGCGCGTTGCGTCCGCCCGGTCCGCGACTCCGCGACCGAGGAGCGCCCGCACCCCGGTGTGCTCCAGGGCGCGCAGCACCGCGTCGTGCACGTCCGGAGACGGATGCGGCCACATGTGCTCGACCAGCGCCGTGGTGCCGCTGCGCAGGGCGTCGAGACTTGCGGCGACCGCGGCCAGATACGCCCGCTCGGGGGTGATGACCGCGGACGCCTCACCCACGGTCAGCAGCCAGCTGAGCAGCGGCTGCCCCTCGCCGATGCCGCGCATCAACGACTGCTGCAGGTGGGTGTGGGTGTTGACGAATCCGGGGATCAGGTAGGCACCCGACCCGTCGACGGCCGTGGCCCCCGACGGCGCCGGAGCGGTCGGGCGGATCTCGGTGATCAGACCGTCGGCGATCAGGACGTCGCGGTGCGGCAGCCAGCTGCCGTTCGAGTAGACGGTGACATCGGAAATCAGATCGGCATGCATCCGCATCCTCCATGGGTTCTCGGGAGTGCGGCTGGTTCGCGCCCGCCGGACACGGGTTCGCCCGTTGCTCGTTTCAGCCATGGGCAACGTGTTCCGAAATATAGGAGGCTCGTGTGTCCATCAGATTTCCTGTGCGGAAACAGTTCTCGGACCGACCGAGGCGCAGAAGTCGACGAGTGCCGTGAGAAGGGCCGCGCGCGCCGACAGCTGCGGGGCGTGATCGCTGTCCAGCGTCACCACCTGCGCGCCCGGCACCCGGGCCTGCATCGCACGCTGCGTCACGAGCGGCACCGAACGGTCGAGCGTCGCCTCCACGTACAGGCGGGGGACGGAGCCGAACCGCTCCGGCGTCCACGCCGGGGCCATCAGACGTGCAGTCTCGAGTTGCGGCAGCAGCTTTCGCGCAGCAGCAATTGCAGCACCGGCCGACGACTCGTGAAAGAACACGGCGGCCGCCGCTTCCGGCGGCACGACGGTTCCGGACCCGTCGGGGGTGGACTCCAGCCAGGCCGAGATCCCGACCGGTTCCGGTAGACCCAGGTCTCCGCAGAGGTCGCCGAAAGTGCTTCCCGAGGGCAGCATCATTCCGGCGACGTACGCCATACCCGAGATCCGGTGCGGAAGGCGTTCGGCCACCTGGGTGGCCACGATGCCGCCTCCGGAGTGGCCGACCACGAACACGGGCCCGTCCAGCGAATCGATATGTGCGACCACCACATCCGCGACGTCGTCCAGATCGGTTCGCGCGCCGTCCGGCCAGCTCCCCACGCCGGGAAGATCGAGCGGGTGCGGCTCGTACCCGCTGTTGCGCAACGGCTC
This genomic interval carries:
- a CDS encoding FAD binding domain-containing protein, whose amino-acid sequence is MDLSFVTELSVPRSRDDLPAPEPGTAFLAGGTWLYSEPQPTVTRLVDLTTLDWPAITVHDDGLELAATCTIENLCNAPLPAEWTATSLFRPCAESLVASWKIWHTATVGGNLALALPAGAMITLCCALDAELLIWTADGDDRRVPVDRFVTDAGRTVLGAGDLIRSIHLPASALRGRTSLRKIAYSPLGRSGALLAGRVDADGFALTVTASTVRPFVLRFPAVPGPDVVSESLSERISPDDYLTDAHGAADWRRHVTRVLAEEIRRELE
- a CDS encoding 8-oxoguanine deaminase, which produces MNAGPGTVVVSGAYVATVDAAGTEYPDGYVVVRGNRIVDVGAGRAPVIDGARVVDGRGCLLTPGLVNTHHHLYQWITRGLAADDTLFGWLTTLYPIWAGIDADAVRTAATGGLAWLAKHGCTTTTDHHYVVPRDGGDVFGAEIEAAQTVGLRFHPSRGSMDLGHSQGGLPPDSVVERLEDVLKGTQDVIDRWHDPAPDSMLRIAVAPCSPFSVTGDLLTEAAALARSAGVRLHTHLAETLDEQDFCHERFGCTPVQYMEQLGWVGPDVWYAHAVHLDDVAIAAMAGTGTGAAHCPTSNARLGAGIARAKDLHAAGVPLGLGVDGAASNEACNMLEEARHAVLFARARGGPGEMTVRTALELATRGGARVLGREDELGSLEPGKLADLALWRVDTLAHSGITDPVAALVLGVTPPLELLLVNGRAVVERGRVITVNEENVAAEVEQAHRALVRKAG
- the pucL gene encoding factor-independent urate hydroxylase translates to MTDLTGAIVLGDHQYGKAENRIVRIYRDTPRHEIRDVSVSTCLRGDFSAAHLAGDQSSVLPTDTQKQTAFSYAKEKGLDSIEEYGLTLARHFVDDVAPVEGARIEIEEYAWQRAVVDGAEHDHTWVRKGEEVRTAAITVDGDGTWVVGGLKDLVILKSTGSEFFGFLKDEYTILEETHDRVMATSLVVQWRFVTTDVDWNGVYAGIKERIVATFATVHSLALQQTLYEIGKAILERYPVLAEVRLSAPNKHHFAHDLARFGVENDNEVFHAADRPYGLIQATVQRSDAPDAGPAWSAYAGWLS
- the uraH gene encoding hydroxyisourate hydrolase: MSKILSTHVLDATDGTPAAGMFVHLLSPERDVIASASTDADGRIAEIAPEGLIAATYSLVFETGEYFAARGQETFYPEVSVTFVLDDPQRGYHVPLLLSPYAYSTYRGS
- the uraD gene encoding 2-oxo-4-hydroxy-4-carboxy-5-ureidoimidazoline decarboxylase → MTEPPGLIAFNALSDARAADLLVQCCSSAVWAERVAAGRPFPSADALYTAADNVLGDLTESEIDAALAGHPRIGDRADNPSSAREQSAVASADDVVRARLRAGNEEYEQKFGHVYLVCASGRSAQELLDVLRDRLGNDSATERKILRTELAAINRIRLERLLGEIGDTEH
- a CDS encoding amidohydrolase family protein, with the protein product MHADLISDVTVYSNGSWLPHRDVLIADGLITEIRPTAPAPSGATAVDGSGAYLIPGFVNTHTHLQQSLMRGIGEGQPLLSWLLTVGEASAVITPERAYLAAVAASLDALRSGTTALVEHMWPHPSPDVHDAVLRALEHTGVRALLGRGVADRADATRKWGVDPRLLQPLAGVLEHTDQLVKQADGTRVTVGLAVPNPRSLTPEGMAAVRQFAGELDMTVSIHLLETPTDDVMCREHAGAGAVDYLDTNGFLWDRLLAVHCCELDAHGREVLARCGVAVSYNPMSNMRLGSGVAPVPEMLEAGIAVGLGVDGAASNDTQDMLETLRMGAYVQRAHRKTADLFGFDAMMDLATDGANGNLGFASRPDGVSVGGPADLTVIRFERDFGCLPVRDPGATLLTTGSRQIVDTVLVDGEVLIRDGHSTRVDEAGLIAELTATGAP
- a CDS encoding alpha/beta fold hydrolase → MNRGHVVLIHGAWAGSWVWDTLLEPLRNSGYEPHPLDLPGVGSWPDGARTDLDDVADVVVAHIDSLDGPVFVVGHSGGGIVATQVAERLPHRISGMAYVAGMMLPSGSTFGDLCGDLGLPEPVGISAWLESTPDGSGTVVPPEAAAAVFFHESSAGAAIAAARKLLPQLETARLMAPAWTPERFGSVPRLYVEATLDRSVPLVTQRAMQARVPGAQVVTLDSDHAPQLSARAALLTALVDFCASVGPRTVSAQEI